Proteins encoded in a region of the Caloramator mitchellensis genome:
- a CDS encoding cation diffusion facilitator family transporter codes for MNREKLGTKTSLITIFINTGLCVFKLIAGFLGRSSAMIADGVHTLSDILATFIVILGLKISSREEDDKHPYGHEKFEPVFAKIISVILITTGFLIGYEGIKKLISGDISTPGRIALAAAFISILVKEGMYWYTIIVARKIKSISMEADAWHHRSDAFSSVGTFIGIFAARIGYKFFDPLAALIVCFFIVKVGVDFYIKATKELVDESVDDKTIETIKRVINSVEGVRGIKSLRTRIFGHRIYVDLEIYIDENISVKEGHDIAESVHDELEMKIEGIKHCMVHVEPI; via the coding sequence ATGAATAGAGAAAAGTTGGGCACTAAAACGTCGTTGATAACTATTTTTATTAATACAGGTCTATGTGTATTCAAACTCATAGCAGGATTTTTAGGAAGAAGCAGTGCGATGATTGCAGATGGTGTCCATACATTATCAGACATACTCGCTACGTTTATTGTTATACTAGGGCTTAAGATATCATCAAGAGAAGAGGATGATAAACATCCCTATGGTCATGAAAAATTTGAGCCAGTATTTGCAAAAATAATCAGTGTTATCCTTATTACTACAGGGTTTCTTATTGGTTATGAAGGCATTAAAAAATTAATATCTGGAGATATTTCAACACCTGGCAGAATTGCTCTAGCTGCAGCCTTTATTTCCATTTTAGTAAAGGAAGGAATGTATTGGTATACAATCATTGTTGCAAGGAAGATAAAAAGTATATCGATGGAGGCAGACGCATGGCACCACCGTTCAGATGCCTTTTCATCAGTAGGTACTTTTATAGGTATATTTGCTGCAAGAATTGGATATAAATTTTTCGACCCTCTTGCTGCTTTAATAGTATGTTTCTTTATAGTTAAAGTTGGTGTGGATTTTTATATAAAGGCAACAAAGGAACTTGTAGATGAATCTGTTGATGATAAAACAATAGAAACAATAAAGAGAGTAATTAACAGTGTAGAAGGAGTTAGAGGAATAAAAAGTCTAAGAACAAGAATATTTGGACACAGAATCTATGTTGATTTAGAGATATATATTGATGAAAATATAAGCGTTAAAGAGGGACATGATATTGCAGAGTCAGTTCATGATGAATTGGAAATGAAGATAGAAGGCATAAAACATTGTATGGTGCACGTGGAACCTATATGA
- the uvsE gene encoding UV DNA damage repair endonuclease UvsE, whose amino-acid sequence MRIGYACIPLGIDYRTNRGMNLKNFTEESFKKVVKDNLKDLKSILNYNIMNRIYMFRISSDIIPFGGHNINAIEWEKLFKNELKEIGEFIKQNNLRVSMHPGQYTVLNSPNEEVLKNSIQDIEYHCKFLDALSIDYSNKIVVHLGGGYNDKLLSMKRFIDNFSLLSDSSKKRLVIENDEKIYNISNVIEVSKHLNIPVVFDYFHHLINPIDMPLEKILENVSLTWKEYDGHMKLHYSEQSPYKKRGSHSEFIEVEKFLNFYNIVKYLNPDIMLEAKDKNISAIKCINILFNNTKHSLYEEWAKYKYLVMEKNYNLYKECSNTVNLSSDITDLYKKIDNALTLTYNDKNFLNTILHVWGYVNEKTTLYEREKFFSLINTKEYKKAKLFLEKLSKKYNIEYLLKSYYFIYDKYK is encoded by the coding sequence GTGCGAATAGGATACGCATGCATTCCTCTGGGAATTGATTATAGAACCAATAGAGGTATGAATTTAAAAAACTTCACAGAAGAAAGTTTTAAGAAAGTTGTCAAGGATAACCTAAAAGACCTTAAATCAATATTAAATTACAATATTATGAATAGAATTTACATGTTTAGAATAAGCTCAGATATCATTCCATTTGGTGGCCATAATATAAACGCAATTGAGTGGGAAAAATTATTTAAAAATGAATTAAAAGAAATTGGAGAATTTATAAAACAAAACAATTTGAGAGTTTCGATGCATCCTGGTCAATACACAGTTCTTAATTCACCAAATGAAGAGGTCTTAAAAAATTCTATTCAGGATATTGAATATCACTGTAAATTTTTAGATGCACTATCTATTGACTATTCTAATAAAATAGTTGTTCATCTTGGCGGTGGATATAATGATAAACTTCTTTCTATGAAGAGATTTATTGATAACTTTTCTCTTTTATCTGATTCATCTAAAAAAAGATTAGTAATAGAAAATGATGAAAAGATATACAATATAAGTAACGTTATAGAAGTATCTAAGCACTTAAATATACCGGTTGTTTTTGATTATTTTCATCATTTAATCAATCCAATAGATATGCCTCTGGAGAAAATATTAGAAAACGTATCTTTAACTTGGAAAGAATATGATGGTCATATGAAACTCCATTATTCTGAACAGTCCCCTTATAAGAAAAGAGGTTCGCATTCAGAATTCATAGAAGTTGAAAAATTTTTAAATTTTTATAATATAGTTAAATACTTGAATCCCGACATAATGCTCGAGGCAAAAGATAAAAATATTTCTGCAATAAAATGTATAAACATCTTATTTAATAATACTAAACATTCACTTTATGAAGAATGGGCTAAGTATAAATATTTAGTCATGGAAAAAAACTACAATCTGTATAAGGAGTGTAGCAATACTGTTAATTTATCCTCTGATATAACTGACCTTTATAAAAAAATAGATAATGCACTAACATTGACTTACAATGATAAAAACTTTCTAAACACTATATTGCACGTATGGGGATATGTTAATGAGAAAACTACCTTATATGAAAGGGAGAAGTTTTTTTCTCTAATCAACACTAAAGAATACAAGAAAGCCAAGTTATTTTTAGAAAAACTTTCCAAAAAGTATAATATTGAATATCTTTTAAAGTCATATTATTTTATATATGATAAATACAAATAA
- the iadA gene encoding beta-aspartyl-peptidase has product MIKLIKNVEVYMPEYIGKRDILIAHDKISKIGDSITVTGIDVEVIDGKGKKALPGFIDSHVHITGGGGEGGYKTRTPEIVLSDIIKGGITTIIGTLGTDGVTRSLENLYAKAKALEEEGVTTYIYTGAYRVPTVTFTGSIMKDLVLIDKVIGVGEIAISDHRSSQPNLEELKRLTADARVAGILSGKAGVVNIHMGDGKDGLNKLIEIAETTEIPITQFYPTHINRNPYLFEQGIQFAKMGGFIDFTTSSDPLFYDEGEVKASIALKTCIEKGLGDNITFTSDGQGSLPNFNEKGEFIGLKVGRVTSLFNEVRDAVLDGVQLEQAVKAITSNPAKILKLKGKGKIYEGYDADIVLVDEDYYVDTVISKGHLLMKNKKVIAMGTFEMGT; this is encoded by the coding sequence TTGATAAAACTTATAAAAAACGTTGAAGTATATATGCCTGAATATATAGGGAAAAGGGATATATTAATAGCCCATGATAAGATATCAAAAATAGGAGATTCAATAACAGTAACAGGTATAGATGTAGAAGTAATAGATGGGAAAGGGAAAAAAGCTCTGCCTGGATTTATTGACTCCCATGTGCACATAACAGGTGGAGGGGGAGAGGGAGGATATAAAACTAGAACTCCCGAGATAGTTTTATCGGATATAATAAAGGGCGGAATTACAACAATAATCGGAACTTTGGGGACAGATGGAGTAACAAGAAGCCTTGAAAATCTATATGCAAAGGCAAAGGCACTTGAGGAGGAGGGAGTTACAACCTATATATATACAGGTGCCTATAGGGTTCCAACTGTAACTTTTACAGGAAGTATAATGAAGGACTTAGTTCTTATCGATAAGGTTATAGGCGTTGGAGAAATCGCAATTTCAGATCATAGATCCTCTCAACCAAATCTTGAGGAACTTAAAAGATTAACAGCAGATGCAAGAGTTGCAGGAATATTATCTGGAAAAGCTGGGGTTGTAAACATCCATATGGGTGATGGCAAGGATGGACTTAATAAGCTGATTGAAATAGCAGAAACTACGGAAATTCCAATAACTCAATTTTACCCTACACATATAAATAGAAATCCATATCTTTTTGAACAGGGTATTCAGTTTGCTAAGATGGGAGGGTTTATAGATTTTACTACAAGTTCTGACCCTTTGTTCTATGATGAAGGAGAAGTAAAGGCAAGCATTGCCCTGAAGACATGTATTGAAAAAGGTTTAGGGGACAATATAACATTTACATCCGATGGACAAGGCAGTCTCCCGAATTTCAATGAAAAGGGAGAATTTATAGGTCTTAAGGTTGGAAGAGTAACATCGTTATTTAATGAAGTTAGGGATGCAGTTTTAGATGGAGTCCAACTAGAACAGGCTGTTAAGGCCATTACTTCAAACCCTGCAAAGATTTTAAAGCTCAAGGGAAAGGGTAAGATTTATGAAGGTTATGACGCTGATATAGTTTTAGTAGATGAAGATTACTATGTTGATACTGTAATATCAAAGGGGCATTTACTGATGAAGAATAAAAAAGTTATAGCTATGGGAACATTTGAAATGGGGACATAG